The Cydia amplana chromosome 9, ilCydAmpl1.1, whole genome shotgun sequence genome includes a region encoding these proteins:
- the LOC134650978 gene encoding B9 domain-containing protein 1, with protein sequence MKEIEITKFLVSFTGQIENVVFPAGVFDELLYIQYEAVWGPDWSPVSGLTSGNSQMARSGANPERVVFNMPLEMVFSSTNVSGWPQLVITVRAQNTIGGDTLRGYALVPLPATAGARVCAAPLLRPLAATMLGEWLAWLTGRHPELAEPRMLASGKENYLLRTESYGTVEVRTSMVSKDFRRLGYDNQPSSNET encoded by the exons ATGAAAGAAATCGAAATCACCAAGTTTCTCGTGTCGTTCACGGGTCAAATTGAAAATGTGGTGTTCCCGGCGGGTGTATTCGACGAGTTGTTGTATATTCAATATGAGGCTGTATGGGGCCCCGATTGGAGTCCGGTGTCGGGTTTAACATCAGGGAATAGTCAGATGGCTCGTTCAGGAGCCAATCCTGAAAGAGTAGTCTTTAATATGCCTTTGGAGATGGTTTTCAGCAGCACAAATGTGTCAGGAT GGCCCCAACTGGTGATCACAGTCCGCGCACAGAACACGATAGGCGGGGACACTCTGCGCGGCTACGCGTTAGTTCCGCTGCCGGCCACCGCGGGCGCGCGGGTGTGTGCGGCGCCACTGCTGCGCCCTCTGGCCGCGACCATGCTGGGCGAGTGGCTCGCCTGGCTCACTGGCAGGCATCCTGAACTCGCAGAGCCGAGGATGCTGGCTTCTGGAAAAGAGaattatt TGTTAAGAACAGAGTCGTATGGGACCGTAGAGGTGCGCACGTCCATGGTCTCCAAGGACTTCAGGCGGCTTGGCTACGACAACCAACCATCGTCTAACgagacataa